A window from Anser cygnoides isolate HZ-2024a breed goose chromosome 1, Taihu_goose_T2T_genome, whole genome shotgun sequence encodes these proteins:
- the LOC106030999 gene encoding trichohyalin-like has product MVDAAVSTDSWLMEAVRKEEAGSRQQGAETDAHFKHKHGLFESRVAEAPIRPSQRSPSLGTSALDPFRRQSFFDRVNQSLEKDRLAIESALRVQRPHSTSSAQAGRSTNLLHLLKDKSIAKSVLNSASQERWKEMDLSRAKIEHRRGQEEERQRKRQQQQEAEALRRQLRRNNQRQRLHQRMLQGLEKQLEHKDRALQHMALLQAAWSERSRKESFLSEEENRKASQRLQFLQTRRLQRDNLLAERSERSFEQEKERLDFLKSRMQSQQQMLKQDSQEQDRQQKQHQAAKRKVFQNRNHSQEKAQKEDQKHCDLQQYLREQNLLMLRASLLA; this is encoded by the exons ATGGTCGATGCTGCAGTCAGCACGGACAGCTGGCTAATGGAGGCAGTCCGCAAggaggaagcaggcagcaggcagcagggtgctgaAACTGACGctcattttaaacacaaacacG GCCTTTTTGAGTCCAGAGTGGCAGAAGCTCCAATCCGGCCTTCCCAAAGGAGCCCTTCCCTGGGAACCAGTGCTTTGGATCCCTTCAGGCGACAAAGCTTCTTTGACCGAGTGAATCAATCACTGGAGAAAGACAGGCTGGCCATTGAGTCAGCTCTGCGTGTACAGAGGCCACACAGCACCTCCAGTGCGCAGGCTGGGAGATCCACAAACCTCCTGCATCTTCTAAAAGACAAAAGCATTGCA AAATCAGTCCTTAACAGTGCATCTCAGGAGAGATGGAAAGAGATGGACCTCAGCAGAGCCAAGATTGAGCACAGAAGGGGACAAGAGGAAGAGAGGCAGCGGAAGAGGCAACAGCAGCAAGAGGCAGAAGCTCTCCGACGCCAGCTACGCCGGAACAACCAGAG gCAGCGATTGCATCAGAGAATGTTGCAAGGGTTGGAGAAACAGCTGGAGCACAAAGACAGAGCTTTGCAGCACATGGCATTGCTTCAAGCAGCGTGGTCAGAGAGGAGCAGGAAGGAATCCTTCTTGTCAGAGGAGGAGAACAGAAAGGCAAGTCAGAGGCTGCAGTTCTTACAGACACGGCGATTGCAGAGAGACAATTTGCTTGCAGAACGCAGTGAAAGGAGCTttgaacaggaaaaagaaaggctg GattttctgaagagcagaatGCAGTCACAGCAGCAAATGCTGAAGCAAGACTCCCAGGAGCAGGACAGGCAACAaaagcagcaccaggctgccaAAAGGAAAGTGTTCCAGAACAGAAACCATTCACAGGAGAAGGCGCAAAAAGAAGACCAGAAACACTGTGACCTTCAGCAGTACCTCAGGGAACAGAATCTTTTGATGCTCCGGGCATCGCTGCTCGCGTAA
- the NDUFB2 gene encoding NADH dehydrogenase [ubiquinone] 1 beta subcomplex subunit 2, mitochondrial gives MLASLGRCAGRLLRAGGTGIGTGIGTGTGRRHAGGGAHIEPRYRQFPELTRTQAVRSEILSGFMWFWILWHLWHSSDMVLGHFAYPDPAAWTDEELGIPPDDAE, from the exons ATGTTGGCGTCGCTGGGGCGCTGCGCGGGGCGGCTGCTGCGGGCCGGCGGCACCGGGATCGGCACCGGGatcggcaccggcaccgggcggcGGCA tgcgggcggcggggcgcacATCGAGCCGCGGTACCGGCAGTTCCCGGAGCTGACGCGGACGCAGGCGGTGCGGAGCGAGATCCTCAGCGGCTTCATGTGGTTCTGGATCCTGTGGCACCTGTGGCACAGCTCCGACATGGTGCTG GGCCACTTCGCCTACCCCGACCCCGCGGCGTGGACGGACGAGGAGCTCGGCATCCCCCCGGACGACGCGGAGTAG